In one window of Lewinella sp. 4G2 DNA:
- a CDS encoding glycosyltransferase family 2 protein: MPTVSLLTIVKGRRQNLHNQMRGIRALTQVPGEVIVVHMNEPTDPDLPDPGCKLVEVTIKSKGEDQLPIARARNHAATLATGEILVFLDVDCIPAPTYPENLVPVVEFTRGLVMGNPLYLPVDSGRDDWAADELAAAAMVHPRRPPIPSGGYVPSEEYHLFWSLCFGIYKETFLETGGFDENYRGYGGEDTDFAFTARAAGIRFFLADARVYHQHHVTHSPPLNHVEDLVVNANAFRKKWGGWPMEGWLRAFQDAGLIKWTEDELSLLRLPTEGEIQNSRSVDPFA, from the coding sequence ATGCCCACTGTCTCCTTGCTCACCATCGTCAAAGGCCGCCGACAAAACCTTCACAACCAAATGCGCGGCATCAGGGCGCTGACGCAGGTGCCGGGTGAAGTGATTGTGGTACACATGAATGAACCGACCGATCCCGACCTACCGGATCCAGGTTGTAAACTGGTGGAAGTAACCATAAAGAGCAAAGGGGAGGACCAACTACCCATCGCACGCGCCCGTAACCACGCCGCTACGCTGGCCACCGGAGAAATCCTCGTATTCCTGGACGTAGACTGCATCCCTGCCCCTACTTATCCGGAGAATTTGGTCCCCGTAGTGGAATTCACCCGAGGCCTCGTGATGGGTAATCCACTATACCTACCGGTAGATAGTGGTCGTGACGATTGGGCGGCTGACGAACTGGCCGCCGCCGCGATGGTGCACCCCCGTCGGCCACCCATCCCGTCGGGTGGATACGTGCCTAGTGAAGAGTACCATTTGTTTTGGTCCCTCTGCTTCGGAATCTACAAAGAGACCTTCCTCGAAACGGGTGGCTTCGACGAAAACTACCGGGGTTACGGCGGTGAGGACACTGATTTTGCGTTCACCGCCCGAGCGGCGGGAATACGCTTCTTCCTGGCCGACGCACGGGTATACCACCAGCACCACGTAACCCATAGCCCTCCACTTAATCACGTTGAGGACTTGGTCGTCAACGCCAACGCCTTCCGGAAAAAGTGGGGGGGGTGGCCAATGGAAGGCTGGTTAAGAGCCTTCCAAGATGCCGGACTCATCAAGTGGACGGAGGATGAACTAAGCCTGTTGCGCTTGCCCACCGAAGGGGAGATCCAAAATAGCCGGAGCGTCGATCCGTTTGCCTGA
- a CDS encoding glycosyltransferase, with protein sequence MKIAIIAHLKFPIVEPFHGGLEMHTHILTKRLMARGHDVTLYALADSDPEFKVKQPQLSVIRMGLGNDLFEGEADFNNRFVDKMHAYMDIMRMVSEGGYDVVHNNSLHFIPLAMAHTLPCPMVTALHTPPFPSLQSGAILAKSYLGNHFVAVSESLGRGWKDFVNRYEVIYNGVNARAWSFSESPKPKTAVWIGRFCPEKGPEYAIEAARLAGYHLKMAGSIYDQAYFDQKIAPRLGPDVEVVGHLDHNGLCELIGESEVGLFTSTWEEPFGLVLTEMLACGTPIVSFDSGAAREIICDDCGVIVPMRDYVAMAQAIPQAAALRREDCRLRSTDHFPIEKMIEEYENLYVKLSKTSARATASSSAVYVA encoded by the coding sequence ATGAAAATTGCCATTATTGCGCATCTCAAATTCCCCATCGTTGAGCCCTTCCACGGTGGATTGGAGATGCATACCCACATCCTCACGAAACGGCTCATGGCGAGGGGCCACGACGTCACGTTGTACGCCCTCGCTGATTCGGACCCCGAGTTTAAGGTGAAGCAACCCCAACTATCCGTCATCCGCATGGGCTTAGGGAACGACCTTTTTGAAGGGGAAGCGGACTTCAACAACCGGTTCGTTGACAAGATGCACGCTTACATGGACATCATGCGCATGGTCAGCGAAGGTGGATACGATGTGGTGCACAACAACAGCCTGCACTTTATTCCGCTGGCCATGGCTCACACCCTCCCCTGCCCGATGGTGACGGCACTGCACACGCCGCCCTTCCCTTCCCTGCAGAGTGGCGCCATCCTGGCTAAATCCTACCTCGGCAACCACTTTGTTGCCGTTAGTGAGAGCCTTGGCCGGGGGTGGAAGGATTTCGTCAACCGCTACGAAGTGATTTACAACGGGGTGAATGCCAGAGCCTGGTCGTTCTCCGAATCGCCAAAGCCGAAAACGGCCGTTTGGATTGGTCGGTTCTGCCCGGAAAAAGGACCGGAATATGCCATCGAAGCTGCTCGTCTTGCCGGTTACCACCTCAAGATGGCGGGCTCTATCTACGACCAAGCTTACTTCGACCAAAAGATTGCTCCCCGGCTGGGCCCTGACGTTGAAGTAGTCGGCCACCTCGACCACAACGGCCTCTGCGAATTGATCGGCGAATCCGAAGTAGGGCTCTTCACTTCCACTTGGGAAGAACCCTTCGGCCTCGTCCTCACTGAAATGCTGGCCTGCGGAACCCCAATTGTCTCGTTTGACAGTGGTGCCGCCCGCGAAATCATTTGCGACGACTGCGGCGTAATCGTCCCCATGCGGGACTACGTAGCTATGGCGCAGGCCATCCCCCAGGCCGCTGCCCTCCGCCGGGAAGATTGCCGGTTGCGCTCGACGGACCACTTCCCCATTGAAAAGATGATCGAGGAATACGAAAACCTGTACGTTAAACTCTCTAAAACCAGCGCCCGGGCTACGGCGTCCAGTTCCGCCGTTTATGTCGCTTAA
- a CDS encoding polyprenyl synthetase family protein, with amino-acid sequence MARSLDAIKQPIVKELAAFESRFRDTLRSPVALMDRITYYIVRRKGKQVRPMFVFLAAKACGEINDNSYVAASLIEILHTASLVHDDVVDESYERRGFFSINALWKNKIAVLVGDYFLSKGLLIALRHKQYRILEITSNAVQALSEGELLQIEKARRLDIDEAIYFDVIRQKTASLIAAACEAGAASVTDDEQTLQLLHGFGEKIGIAFQIRDDLFDFGTDKVGKPLGIDIKEKKMTLPLIHALNQASKSDRRRIIRTIKKHSDKPDRVAEVIAFVHASQGIQYAEAAMHRYRDEAFALLHQLPESPARNGLEELVNYVVDRKY; translated from the coding sequence ATGGCCAGGAGCTTGGATGCCATAAAACAACCCATCGTAAAAGAACTGGCAGCTTTTGAAAGCCGCTTTCGGGATACCCTGCGCTCGCCGGTGGCGCTCATGGACCGCATCACCTACTACATTGTTAGGCGCAAGGGGAAGCAGGTCCGGCCCATGTTCGTCTTCTTAGCGGCCAAAGCTTGCGGGGAGATCAACGACAATTCCTACGTAGCGGCCTCCCTGATCGAGATTCTGCATACCGCCAGCCTGGTGCACGATGACGTCGTAGATGAATCCTACGAACGCCGCGGTTTCTTCAGCATCAATGCCCTCTGGAAGAATAAAATTGCCGTTCTCGTTGGCGATTATTTCTTGTCCAAAGGACTGCTGATTGCGCTACGACACAAACAGTACCGGATCCTGGAGATCACTTCTAACGCCGTCCAGGCCTTGAGTGAAGGGGAATTATTGCAAATCGAGAAAGCCCGCCGGCTGGACATTGACGAGGCCATCTACTTCGACGTCATTCGCCAAAAGACGGCCAGCCTCATTGCAGCTGCGTGTGAAGCCGGTGCTGCATCGGTGACGGACGACGAGCAAACCCTCCAACTCCTCCACGGCTTCGGCGAAAAAATTGGCATCGCCTTCCAGATCCGGGATGACCTCTTCGATTTCGGTACGGATAAGGTGGGGAAGCCACTGGGCATCGATATCAAGGAAAAGAAGATGACGCTGCCGCTCATCCATGCTTTAAATCAGGCATCCAAAAGCGACCGCCGCCGCATCATCCGCACCATCAAAAAGCATTCCGATAAGCCGGACCGGGTGGCGGAGGTGATCGCTTTCGTCCACGCCAGTCAGGGCATTCAGTACGCCGAAGCAGCGATGCATCGCTACCGCGATGAAGCCTTTGCGTTGTTGCACCAGTTACCGGAAAGCCCGGCCCGGAATGGACTGGAGGAACTCGTCAATTACGTAGTGGACCGGAAGTACTGA
- the holA gene encoding DNA polymerase III subunit delta, which produces MDFTSLKKSIKDKEFAPIYLLHGEETYFIDQLEAEIQKHALQDHERAFNETIAYGKDTEYLQIVDAASRYPMMAERQLVLLREAQDMRSLKQLEVYASKPSPTTLLVISHKHKKLNANTKLFKNIKANGVVFEAKPLYDNKIPAWINNYLKGKKYSIEQQAAQLLAEFLGTSLSKITNEIDKLTINLAPGTTITTAIVEDQVGVSKDYNAFELQRAIGLRDKVKVARIVNYFKANPKAGPLPMVTGSLYNYFSKVFQVIEGLAKRTSRQDLAKQVKVNPYFFDEYVTVARNYPHAKMPAIFALLREYDLKSKGVHSNLGGKGENELLKELTYKLMAV; this is translated from the coding sequence ATGGACTTCACCTCCCTAAAAAAGTCGATCAAGGACAAGGAATTTGCCCCCATTTACCTGCTCCACGGGGAAGAGACCTACTTCATCGACCAGCTGGAAGCCGAGATCCAAAAACACGCGTTGCAGGACCACGAGCGGGCCTTCAACGAGACCATCGCCTACGGGAAGGACACCGAATACCTGCAGATCGTCGACGCCGCCAGCCGCTACCCGATGATGGCCGAACGCCAACTCGTTTTGCTGCGGGAAGCCCAGGATATGCGCTCCCTCAAACAGTTGGAGGTGTACGCCAGCAAGCCCTCCCCCACTACCCTGCTGGTGATCAGCCACAAGCACAAAAAGCTGAACGCGAACACGAAGTTGTTCAAGAACATCAAGGCGAACGGCGTGGTCTTTGAAGCCAAGCCACTTTACGATAATAAGATCCCCGCCTGGATCAACAACTACCTGAAGGGAAAGAAGTACAGCATCGAGCAACAGGCCGCGCAACTCCTGGCAGAATTTCTCGGCACTTCCCTCAGCAAGATCACCAACGAGATCGATAAGCTGACCATCAACCTCGCGCCCGGCACCACCATCACTACGGCCATTGTCGAAGACCAGGTCGGGGTGAGTAAGGACTATAACGCCTTCGAACTCCAGCGGGCCATCGGTTTGCGGGATAAAGTAAAAGTGGCGCGGATCGTCAACTACTTCAAGGCAAACCCCAAGGCCGGACCCCTGCCGATGGTGACGGGCAGCCTCTACAATTACTTCAGCAAGGTGTTCCAGGTCATCGAAGGGCTGGCCAAACGGACTTCCCGCCAGGACCTGGCCAAACAGGTAAAGGTGAACCCCTACTTTTTCGATGAGTACGTGACCGTCGCCCGCAACTACCCCCACGCGAAAATGCCCGCCATCTTTGCGCTGCTGCGGGAGTACGACCTCAAATCCAAAGGCGTCCACTCCAACCTCGGCGGGAAGGGAGAGAATGAACTCCTGAAGGAATTGACTTATAAATTAATGGCTGTCTAA
- the porU gene encoding type IX secretion system sortase PorU — protein MRHLFALLLILGFTTLSAQQRLQRTLQWAPEPQVVTWGGERQVQYGFQAVETVSSAVLLNTGAAAGAMEWSPVPTFLESFVAEPGRAYAVEVINLATENVKGSVPDATVFPTEFAFSVSVSRQPEGYLGKIAVPAIIRTVTGLQRLTSLDVRIIASGGSAQKRMGFATASALREGQWFRIAVEEEGVHKLSRSFLTETLGANLDGVDPRNIAIYGQPVSGKLPETTNIAPPDDLTEMAISIEGESDGSFDGGDFILFHALGPDARTYDTVLDRFSYEKNIYSTRNYYYLRVGGSRGRRVGNLASASNGTPASSYDALYHFEEDENNILHELPGNAHGSGQTWYGEFFKVAREKNYNNLFSVPGLEPGSTARLTVEMGLRTEVNSRFSAVVEGQRLQSSSASRVFIGEQEQSPAIRPARISSTLTLNDENVSVLIDYPIPAGAGTSEAYLDYISLRARRRLAFAGLDQFGFRSTETRNAAATQFNLNDLPSDARVWRVDGADVRAATLNGNSFTASNDNRLNEYVAFRANAGLLQPVGGEAVENQDLHGVTGADMVIITHPEFLSQAEELADHRRSFNGHRVVVATTAQVYNEFSSGRDDAGALRNFARMIHERDPNFRYLLLFGDGSFDHRNILGLGTNFVPAYEHDGLPTEVASFPADDFYGIFGPATNGQPLEPDLNIAVGRLPVKTGDEAREIVAKLIRYDSDPSIFGDWRTRMAFVGDDEDGGQHTRDVNRVATAVQDLKPDLNFDKLYFDLFPQQSLSAGDRYPDISEGLDRAIFRGALAVTYLGHGGPRGWGQERVLTIEQIRNWNRPAAAEDPIQPPVFVTATCTFSNYDDASFVSAGEEALLTPNGGVSALLTTTRPVFATRNFTLTNNTMQAMLERENGKWRTVGDVIRIAKNQISRPVNSSVLDRDTENARKFTLLGDPAMRIAFPEHAVRTTSVDGQAVDGVRVDTARALQQMKISGEVTDLNGNLLENFNGQVFPTIYDKPVEVQTLGQGSPVLDIEVQRNIVFRGRATVTNGKFSFEFVVPRDINYAFGAGKISYYASDRSQFTDAAGFYDKLIIGGTAEGITGNDEGPTVEVFLEDEDFVSGGTVDEDPILLVNLTDDLGINVTGNSIGHDLEAVLDEDTRNAIVLNDYYEADADDFRSGKVRYPLFDLESGLHTVTVRAWDVANNSSQAKTEFLVATDAADAVTRVLNYPNPFTDRTCFQFDHTLVGQEVEAIVQIYTVTGKLVKTLQQDFPFSDGTVRRDDCVEWDGLDDFGDQLARGVYLFQVRLRGDGVNVVNSDLEKLVILK, from the coding sequence ATGCGCCACCTTTTTGCCCTGCTGCTCATCCTTGGTTTTACGACTTTGTCCGCTCAGCAGCGGTTGCAGCGTACGTTGCAGTGGGCGCCCGAGCCTCAGGTCGTCACCTGGGGCGGCGAACGCCAGGTCCAGTACGGCTTTCAGGCGGTGGAGACGGTGTCATCTGCGGTCCTGTTGAATACGGGCGCTGCCGCGGGTGCTATGGAATGGTCGCCCGTACCCACCTTCTTGGAAAGTTTCGTCGCCGAACCGGGAAGGGCCTACGCAGTGGAGGTGATCAACCTTGCGACGGAGAATGTGAAGGGGTCCGTCCCCGACGCTACCGTGTTCCCCACCGAATTTGCGTTCAGCGTCAGCGTATCCCGCCAACCCGAGGGCTATCTTGGCAAAATAGCCGTACCGGCCATCATCCGGACGGTCACCGGGCTCCAGCGCCTCACTTCTTTGGACGTCCGAATCATCGCATCCGGCGGCAGCGCCCAGAAAAGAATGGGTTTCGCAACGGCCTCTGCCCTCCGCGAAGGGCAGTGGTTTCGGATCGCCGTAGAAGAGGAAGGCGTCCATAAACTCAGCCGTTCCTTCCTCACCGAAACGCTCGGGGCTAACCTCGACGGCGTGGACCCCCGCAACATCGCTATCTACGGCCAACCCGTTTCCGGCAAACTACCCGAAACGACTAATATCGCCCCACCGGACGACCTCACCGAGATGGCCATTTCCATCGAAGGAGAAAGCGACGGAAGTTTCGACGGTGGTGACTTCATCCTCTTCCACGCCCTCGGGCCGGACGCGCGGACCTACGATACCGTATTAGATCGCTTCAGCTACGAGAAGAACATTTACAGTACCCGGAACTACTACTACCTCCGAGTCGGTGGTAGCCGCGGCAGGCGCGTCGGTAACCTGGCCAGCGCCAGCAACGGGACGCCGGCATCGAGCTACGACGCCCTGTACCACTTTGAGGAGGACGAAAACAATATTCTCCACGAACTGCCCGGCAACGCCCACGGCTCCGGCCAGACTTGGTACGGAGAATTTTTCAAAGTAGCCCGGGAAAAGAACTATAACAACCTCTTCTCCGTACCCGGCCTCGAACCAGGTTCCACGGCCCGGCTGACGGTGGAAATGGGATTACGGACGGAAGTCAACAGCCGCTTCTCCGCCGTTGTGGAGGGGCAACGGCTTCAGAGTTCCAGCGCTTCCCGCGTATTCATTGGGGAACAGGAGCAAAGCCCGGCGATCCGCCCGGCGCGTATTTCCTCCACGCTGACGCTGAACGATGAAAACGTTTCCGTCCTTATCGATTACCCCATCCCGGCCGGGGCGGGAACGAGTGAGGCCTACCTGGACTATATCTCCCTGCGCGCCCGCCGCCGCCTGGCCTTCGCGGGGTTGGACCAATTTGGATTTCGTAGTACCGAGACCCGGAATGCCGCCGCCACCCAGTTCAACCTGAATGACCTCCCGTCCGACGCCCGCGTCTGGCGCGTGGACGGAGCCGACGTGCGCGCGGCCACTCTCAATGGTAACTCCTTCACCGCCAGCAACGACAACCGGCTGAACGAATACGTGGCCTTCCGCGCCAATGCCGGATTACTGCAACCCGTCGGCGGCGAGGCGGTAGAAAACCAGGACCTGCACGGTGTGACCGGAGCGGATATGGTCATCATCACCCACCCCGAATTCCTGAGTCAGGCCGAAGAACTGGCGGATCACCGCCGCAGCTTCAACGGCCACCGGGTGGTTGTGGCCACTACGGCTCAGGTCTACAATGAATTCAGCAGTGGCCGGGACGATGCCGGAGCGCTCCGCAACTTCGCCCGCATGATTCACGAGCGGGATCCAAATTTCCGATACCTCCTCCTGTTTGGCGACGGAAGCTTTGACCACCGAAATATTTTGGGCTTGGGCACCAACTTCGTCCCCGCCTACGAGCACGATGGACTGCCAACGGAAGTGGCCAGCTTCCCCGCTGATGATTTCTACGGCATCTTCGGCCCGGCCACCAACGGCCAGCCCCTGGAGCCCGACCTGAACATCGCCGTTGGCCGCCTTCCCGTCAAGACGGGCGACGAAGCGCGGGAAATTGTGGCCAAGCTCATCCGCTACGACTCCGACCCCAGCATCTTCGGTGATTGGAGAACCCGGATGGCTTTTGTCGGTGACGATGAAGATGGTGGTCAGCACACCCGCGACGTCAACCGGGTAGCTACGGCCGTACAGGACCTCAAGCCCGACCTCAACTTCGACAAACTTTACTTCGATCTCTTTCCCCAGCAAAGCCTTTCCGCCGGGGATCGCTATCCGGACATTTCGGAGGGGCTCGACCGGGCCATCTTCCGCGGCGCCCTGGCGGTGACCTACCTCGGCCACGGTGGGCCCCGCGGCTGGGGTCAGGAGCGGGTACTGACGATTGAGCAAATCCGCAACTGGAACCGCCCGGCGGCGGCGGAGGACCCCATCCAACCGCCGGTTTTCGTGACGGCGACCTGCACGTTTTCTAATTACGACGATGCGTCCTTCGTCTCGGCCGGTGAGGAAGCCCTGCTTACGCCGAACGGCGGGGTATCCGCCCTGCTGACGACGACGCGGCCGGTTTTCGCTACCCGCAACTTTACCCTGACCAACAACACCATGCAGGCCATGCTGGAACGTGAGAACGGCAAGTGGCGGACGGTGGGGGACGTGATCCGGATTGCCAAGAACCAAATCTCCCGCCCGGTGAATTCCTCCGTGCTGGACCGCGATACGGAGAACGCCCGCAAGTTTACCCTGCTGGGTGACCCGGCGATGCGCATCGCCTTCCCCGAACACGCCGTCCGCACCACCTCAGTAGACGGACAGGCGGTGGACGGGGTACGCGTCGACACTGCCCGCGCCCTCCAACAAATGAAGATCAGCGGTGAGGTAACCGACTTGAATGGTAACCTCCTGGAAAACTTCAACGGGCAGGTCTTCCCCACCATTTACGATAAGCCCGTAGAGGTGCAGACACTCGGCCAGGGTTCCCCCGTCCTCGACATTGAAGTACAACGGAACATCGTTTTCCGCGGCCGGGCTACCGTAACGAACGGGAAGTTCAGTTTTGAATTTGTGGTGCCTCGCGACATCAACTACGCCTTTGGGGCGGGTAAGATCAGCTACTATGCTTCTGACCGGTCCCAATTCACGGATGCCGCCGGCTTCTACGATAAACTAATCATTGGTGGCACCGCCGAAGGCATTACCGGCAACGACGAAGGCCCCACGGTGGAGGTATTCCTGGAAGATGAAGACTTCGTCTCCGGCGGAACGGTGGATGAGGATCCCATCCTGCTCGTCAATCTGACGGATGATTTGGGGATCAACGTAACCGGCAACAGCATTGGCCACGACCTAGAAGCCGTCCTGGATGAAGACACTCGTAATGCCATTGTCCTTAATGATTACTACGAAGCGGACGCGGACGATTTCCGCAGCGGGAAGGTCCGCTACCCGCTTTTCGATCTCGAGTCCGGCTTGCATACAGTAACCGTGCGTGCTTGGGACGTAGCCAACAACAGCTCCCAGGCGAAAACGGAGTTCCTGGTAGCGACGGATGCGGCCGATGCCGTTACCCGCGTGCTGAATTATCCCAACCCCTTCACGGACCGAACTTGTTTCCAATTCGATCACACTTTAGTGGGCCAGGAGGTGGAGGCCATCGTCCAGATCTATACGGTCACGGGCAAACTCGTCAAGACGCTTCAGCAGGATTTTCCTTTCAGCGATGGTACCGTCCGCCGCGACGACTGCGTAGAGTGGGACGGACTTGATGATTTTGGTGACCAATTGGCGCGTGGTGTATACCTGTTCCAAGTCCGCCTTCGCGGCGATGGCGTCAACGTCGTGAATAGCGACCTGGAGAAATTGGTGATCCTAAAGTAA
- a CDS encoding aspartate aminotransferase family protein, translating to MSQRANFLSHVAQTSPAPMGLEIASGHGCYLVDTDGKEYLDLIAGIGVSVLGHNHPTVVEAVREQAGKYMHTLVYGEFVLAPQAQYARLLADNLPEGLDNVYFVNSGAEACEGAMKLAKRATGRREIISAIRSYHGSTQGAASLQYPHDFTEAFQPLLPDVAHLDFNCDYCLHRITERTAAVIIETVQAEWGIRKPRKEWIQAVRNRCTEVGALLILDEIQAGMGRTGTLWAFEQYGVIPDILLLAKGFGGGMPLGAFVARKEVMDLLTREPVLGHITTFGGHPVSCAAGLATLTYLLEHPEIIGNVHQKEALFHELLVHPKIKEVRSAGLWMAVELTDFDEIRATIAKCLEAGMITDWFLWNERSLRIAPPLVITEEEIRKGCEIVLKALG from the coding sequence ATGTCTCAACGAGCCAACTTCCTCAGCCACGTAGCCCAAACCTCGCCCGCCCCGATGGGCCTCGAGATTGCCAGCGGCCACGGCTGTTACTTGGTGGATACGGACGGCAAAGAATACCTCGATCTGATCGCTGGGATCGGCGTTTCCGTGCTCGGCCACAACCACCCCACCGTCGTGGAAGCCGTGCGGGAACAGGCCGGGAAGTACATGCACACGCTGGTGTACGGCGAGTTCGTCCTGGCCCCCCAGGCACAGTACGCGCGCTTGCTGGCGGATAATTTACCGGAGGGATTGGACAACGTCTACTTCGTCAATTCCGGCGCCGAGGCCTGCGAAGGGGCGATGAAGCTGGCCAAACGCGCCACCGGCCGGCGGGAGATCATTTCGGCCATCCGCAGCTACCACGGGAGCACCCAGGGGGCGGCGAGCTTGCAGTATCCCCACGATTTTACCGAGGCCTTCCAACCCCTCCTGCCCGACGTGGCCCACCTGGATTTCAACTGCGATTACTGCCTGCACCGCATCACCGAGCGGACGGCCGCCGTCATCATCGAAACCGTCCAGGCGGAATGGGGCATTCGCAAGCCGCGGAAGGAATGGATCCAGGCCGTGCGCAACCGCTGCACCGAGGTGGGCGCCTTGCTGATTCTCGACGAGATCCAGGCCGGCATGGGCCGCACGGGCACGCTCTGGGCCTTTGAACAGTACGGCGTCATTCCGGATATATTGTTGCTGGCCAAGGGCTTCGGTGGCGGCATGCCCCTCGGCGCCTTCGTAGCCCGTAAGGAGGTGATGGATCTGCTGACGCGCGAACCCGTCCTCGGCCACATCACGACTTTCGGAGGCCACCCGGTAAGTTGCGCCGCCGGTTTGGCCACCCTGACTTACTTGCTGGAGCATCCCGAAATCATCGGTAACGTTCACCAAAAAGAAGCCCTCTTTCACGAATTACTCGTCCACCCCAAGATCAAAGAAGTCCGCTCCGCCGGTCTTTGGATGGCCGTGGAACTCACCGATTTTGACGAGATCCGCGCCACCATCGCGAAGTGCCTGGAAGCAGGAATGATCACCGATTGGTTCCTCTGGAACGAACGCAGTTTACGAATTGCCCCGCCGCTGGTGATTACGGAGGAGGAGATTCGGAAGGGGTGTGAGATCGTGCTGAAAGCACTGGGGTAG
- a CDS encoding glycosyltransferase — protein MLAPLRFPIAEPYAGGLEAHTHQLAIGLRELGHEVTLFAHPDSDSSFPIVPFSLDENPSFWESLKAYRTVIRRLKEGGYDLIQNNTIHFFPPLMARFLSVPMVTTRHTPPYRSHQATAGMTCRVKNHRYVSISHHIARVWEVYGGVSTVIHNGVDLERFSTAVAAPSSPTETQATEKTAIWYGRILPDKGTHFAAMAARAAGFSLQIVGTIDDQDYFDREVAPLLNNQIQYLGRRTQSELASLVAAASVGLVTPQWEEPFGLVCIEMLACGTPVAAFRNGAIPEIIDASCGRLVDQADTEALARVLSEVAKLPPTACRARAEEFSLKTMVQRYANLYGSLVNN, from the coding sequence ATGCTTGCCCCTTTGCGGTTTCCCATCGCTGAACCCTACGCCGGGGGGCTGGAGGCGCATACCCACCAACTGGCCATCGGGTTGCGGGAATTGGGCCACGAGGTGACGCTGTTTGCCCATCCAGATTCGGATTCGTCCTTCCCCATTGTTCCTTTTTCCCTTGACGAGAATCCTTCTTTCTGGGAGTCGCTCAAGGCTTACCGAACGGTCATTCGCCGGCTCAAGGAGGGAGGGTACGACCTCATTCAGAATAACACCATCCACTTCTTCCCGCCTCTCATGGCGCGCTTTCTCTCCGTGCCGATGGTCACGACGCGCCACACCCCACCCTACCGGTCCCACCAAGCTACGGCGGGGATGACCTGCCGGGTGAAGAACCACCGCTACGTAAGTATCAGCCACCACATTGCGCGGGTGTGGGAGGTGTACGGCGGGGTATCCACGGTCATTCACAACGGGGTCGATTTGGAACGATTTTCCACTGCGGTTGCAGCTCCATCTTCGCCAACCGAGACTCAGGCTACGGAAAAGACCGCCATCTGGTACGGTCGTATCCTGCCCGATAAGGGGACTCACTTCGCCGCCATGGCTGCCCGGGCAGCCGGATTCTCTCTACAAATTGTCGGCACCATCGACGATCAGGATTACTTCGATCGGGAGGTCGCGCCTTTGCTCAATAATCAGATTCAGTACCTCGGTCGCCGTACCCAGTCGGAGTTGGCCAGTTTGGTCGCCGCGGCATCCGTGGGCCTCGTCACCCCGCAGTGGGAGGAGCCCTTTGGCCTCGTTTGCATCGAGATGCTGGCCTGCGGCACCCCGGTCGCGGCGTTTCGGAACGGCGCCATTCCGGAGATCATCGACGCAAGCTGTGGGCGCCTCGTCGACCAGGCAGATACGGAGGCGCTGGCGCGGGTGCTGAGTGAAGTGGCCAAGCTCCCCCCAACCGCGTGCCGGGCCAGAGCGGAAGAGTTTTCCCTAAAAACAATGGTGCAACGCTACGCCAACTTGTACGGTAGTTTGGTCAACAATTGA